The Apodemus sylvaticus chromosome 17, mApoSyl1.1, whole genome shotgun sequence genome contains a region encoding:
- the LOC127668100 gene encoding LOW QUALITY PROTEIN: tRNA (guanine(6)-N2)-methyltransferase THUMP3-like (The sequence of the model RefSeq protein was modified relative to this genomic sequence to represent the inferred CDS: deleted 1 base in 1 codon): protein MSDTHETTRERLDMNLDENKKPVSLVESDVRSEPEHLPVIIGATVPTGFEQTAADEVRERLKSSCRISKDQGKIYFDIVVESLAQVHCLRSVDNLFVAVQEFKDDQFKATKEEVLRDFEEPAGKLPKSDPLKVWQINTTFKKKAKQRKANQSAGKEKADCGQGGKADEKDGKKKHAHSTSDSHILDYYENPAIKEEISTLVGDVSASCKDETGQSLREETEPQVQKVRVTCNRAREKHCFTSNEAARNFGGPIQEYFEWKADMNNFHVEVLLNIHDYEVIAEIALTEKSLHCRKITHFGPTTLRSTLAYGMLRYYEPKPTDIIVDPMCQAGTIPIERATEWSHCYHIAGNNNPLAVNRAANNISSLLTKNQIKDGKTSRGLPTDVVQWDICNLPLQTASVDIIITDMPFGKRMGSKKRNWNLYPACLQEMSRVCRPGTGSTVLLIQDKKCFTKALSGMGHVWRKVHTVWVNIGGLHATVYLLKHILQAFVHPSDQGGRDLP from the exons ATGTCTGACACTCACGAAACTACCAGAGAGCGCCTGGATATGAACCTTGATGAGAACAAGAAGCCTGTGTCCCTGGTAGAAAGTGACGTCAGAAGTGAGCCTGAGCATCTCCCAGTCATTATTGGAGCCACTGTACCTACTGGCTTTGAACAAACAGCTGCAGATGAAGTGAGAGAGAGATTGAAGTCATCTTGCAGAATCAGCAAAGACCAGGGCAAGATATATTTTGATATTGTAGTGGAAAGTCTGGCTCAGGTTCATTGTCTGAGATCAGTTGATAACTTGTTTGTGGCTGTTCAGGAATTTAAAGATGACCAGTTCAAAGCTACAAAG GAAGAAGTTCTAAGAGACTTTGAAGAACCGGCTGGAAAACTCCCCAAGTCAGACCCTTTGAAAGTCTGGCAAATTAACACTACTTTcaagaagaaagcaaaacagagaaaggcaaatcagAGTGCAGGGAAAGAGAAGGCTGACTGTGGACAAGGAGGCAAAGCAGATGAGAAAGATGGCAAGAAAAAGCATGCCCACAGCACTTCAGATTCACATATCTTGGACTATTATGAAAATCCAGCCATCAAAGAAGAGATATCAACCTTAGTAGGTGATGTCTCGGCATCTTGCAAAGATGAAACTGGTCAAAGCTTAAGAGAAGAAACTGAACCACAAGTACAGAAGGTTAGAGTCACCTGCaacagagcaagagagaaacaTTGCTTTACTTCCAATGAGGCTGCGAGAAATTTTGGTGGTCCTATTCAAGAGTACTTTGAGTGGAAGGCTGATATGAACAACTTTCATGTAGAGGTTCTCCTGAACATCCATGACTATGAAGTCATTGCTGAGATTGCACTGACAGAAAAGAGTCTGCATTGCAGGAAGATTACACATTTTGGGCCTACA ACTCTTAGGTCAACTCTTGCCTATGGGATGCTCAGGTACTATGAACCGAAACCTACTGATATAATAGTGGATCCAATGTGTCAAGCAGGGACAATACCAATAGAGAGGGCTACTGAGTGGTCTCACTGTTACCATATTGCTGGGAACAACAACCCACTGGCAGTGAACAGAGCAGCAAATAACATTTCCTCTCTATTAACTAAGAACCAGATTAAAGATGGAAAAACATCCCGAGGTTTGCCCACTGATGTTGTTCAGTGGGATATCTGCAACCTCCCACTTCAAACTGCTTCTGTGGATATTATTATAACAGATATGCCATTTGGAAAAAGGATGGGCTCCAAAAAGAGAAATTGGAATCTATATCCAGCTTGCCTTCAGGAAATGAGCCGTGTCTGTAGACCAGGGACAGGTAGCACTGTACTGCTTATTCAGGACAAGAAATGTTTTACCAAGGCCTTATCTGGAATGGGACATGTGTGGCGAAAGGTCCATACAGTCTGGGTGAACATTGGGGGCCTTCATGCTACAGTTTATCTTCTAAAACACATTCTTCAAGCCTTTGTTCATCCTTCAGATCAAGGAGGAAGAGACCTTCCTTGa